A genome region from bacterium includes the following:
- a CDS encoding S1 RNA-binding domain-containing protein, which yields MKKEIFINASMGETRLAICEDGRLSELYFEKAEKERMVGDVYYGQVAKVLKGMQAAFINIGLPQDAFLHFSDIGDNLAEFNKLFHEEGKSPKNNRRGGNDHYLHQGQPILVQITKEPISNKGARVTTNIALPGRFLVLIPFDHTVGVSRKIHNRREKGRLKSIGREIRPNGFGIVIRTVSEGRNKQELLDDLNSLMKTWEQIVKNISRSKPPVRVHKDMDMLSSTIRDLFTNDVDRLVVDDKKMHKQISKYLREVAS from the coding sequence ATGAAGAAAGAAATTTTTATAAACGCGTCTATGGGTGAAACCCGTTTAGCGATCTGTGAAGACGGCCGGCTCTCAGAGCTGTATTTCGAGAAAGCAGAAAAAGAACGTATGGTGGGGGATGTCTATTATGGCCAGGTGGCCAAAGTCCTCAAGGGCATGCAGGCGGCTTTTATCAACATCGGCCTGCCGCAAGATGCCTTTCTCCATTTTTCCGACATCGGCGATAATCTCGCCGAGTTCAACAAACTCTTTCACGAGGAGGGCAAGTCGCCGAAGAACAACCGGCGAGGCGGGAACGACCATTACCTGCATCAGGGTCAGCCGATCTTGGTGCAGATCACCAAGGAGCCGATCTCCAATAAGGGTGCACGGGTGACCACCAACATCGCCCTGCCCGGCCGTTTTCTGGTGCTGATTCCATTCGATCATACGGTCGGTGTTTCACGCAAGATCCACAATCGTCGGGAAAAAGGCCGGCTGAAGAGCATCGGCCGCGAGATCAGACCCAACGGCTTTGGTATCGTCATTCGCACCGTCTCCGAGGGCCGCAACAAACAGGAACTGCTGGACGATCTCAACAGCCTGATGAAGACCTGGGAGCAGATCGTCAAGAACATCTCTCGAAGCAAGCCGCCGGTGCGCGTGCACAAGGACATGGATATGTTGTCCAGCACTATTCGCGATCTGTTCACCAACGATGTGGACCGCCTGGTGGTGGACGACAAGAAAATGCACAAGCAGATCTCCAAGTATCTGCGTGAAGTGGCCAGC